A stretch of DNA from Gimesia chilikensis:
GCTGACTGCCGCGCTGCGCATTTCCTGGATGCTTCAACAGAAAACGGACGCGGCGGATCTCGGTGATCTTGTGCTGCGAATCCCTCTGGTTGATCTGTCCCCAGTGCTTCGCGGTGAGTTCGGTGATGGTTTTGTTCCCCAGGCTGTTGAGTGTTGTCAGTTCCTGCAGATCGAGATCGCCTGCCGGCAGCTTTCCCTCATCGACCTGTCTAAGAAACGCAAGGGCCCAGGGCTGACGGGTGAAGAGGACGCGACGGGCCTGAGTTCGTGAAGAAACATCGTAGTCGGGATACGATTTGAGCAGTGCCTGGCTGATGCGGTCATCGGCATAGCGGGACAGAACGAGCATGGCCTGCTGTCGGAGCGAAGCGGGTTGATCGGGTTGCAGCAGCGGGAGCAGGGGGGCGATGACTGTTTCGTTGCCGAACTGCTGCAGGAATTTGAGCATTGTGGTGCGCTGGGCTAGTGGCAGATCCTCATTGACGACAATTTCGAGTGCCTGCTGCAGGACGGCGGGATTGCCGAGTCGGGCGTTGAGTTGCATGAGCACGAGGTCTTCGGGATGGGCCTGCCATTGCGTGGAGAGTTGCTCCGCGAGTTTGCCTGGCACCTGGTCTGGTTTGAGCTGTCCCTGTCCTGAGAGTGCCAGACCGGCGTCGAGGGCCTGCAGCAGATCAGCCTGTTGTGACTCTGGAGCGGTCGCCAGCAGCCGTTGACAGACCTGGAGTGTGCGCGGTGTGGCAGCGGCAGCGTAGCGTTTCATCAGGCGTGGCTGAATGACCTGACTGACAAAGGGCTGCTGCCAGGCTGCGGATGTCACAAAACGTTGTTCGATTTCATCGATGGCGGAGAGGGCCTGTTTTTCAATGGCCCACCAGAGGAGTAACGGAATAAAGGGATCGGCCTGATCGAGGTTCCGGTTCAGAATGTGCGCTGCGATGGCCAGCGCGGGATCAGCGGGGAGCCGGGCGGCGGTGGAGGCGAGCTGGCTGCGGACCTGGGGACTGGCGTCGGTCCGAGCGAACTGGATCAAATGTTGGGCGATCTCGGGAGAAACGGTGCGTCGATCGCCCAGCAGCCGAATGGTCCAGCTGCGGACGGAGGTATCCTTATGTTGAAGCATGTGCACCGCGGTTGTTTCATCCAGTGCGTCGAGCGACGCGAGCGTCCAGAGCAGTTGCAGTGCCTGGTGGTCGCTGCGTTTTTCTGTCAGCAGACTTTTGAGCTTGTCTGGAACCTGAGGGTCTTTACGGGTGATCAGTTCGCGGCGGGCAGCGCGGACGTACCATTCATTGGGCTGCTGTAAAAGTTCGATCAGGCGTTCGCTGCTTAATTCATGGACCTGCAGTGTCGGTTCCAGTTTGCTGCCTTGGGGTTTGAGACGGTAGATGCGACCGTTACTGCGATCCCAGTCGGCGTCGGGATTGGGATGGGCAGTGCGTTTGTCGTGCCAGTCTGTGAAGTAGACTGCACCCGCGGGGCCGACGGTCAGATCGGTGGGAGCGAACCAGCTGTCGTTCGCCTGGACGAACGTGGCTCCGTGCTCAGTACGAAACGTGGTGCCGTCGGGGATCAGACTGTGATACTGGATTTCATGGCCCAGCAGATTGCCGCTGATGTACTTGCCGTGCAGTGCTTCGGGAAACAGGATCCCCTGATAGATGGTGCCTCCCACGGTAACGTGTCCGCCCTTGAAATTCTTATGAGGGGCATGATCGAAATAACCGAACGTATACGGATTCCGTAACGGGCCGTGCTTGGAGAACTGTTTCCAGTAGTAGCCTTCCTGGACGATGTGCAGCAGGACGAAGCCGCCCAGGTTGGTACTGGCCAGTAGATTGCCCTGACGATCGAAGTCGAGCCCCCACATGTTGCCGCCCCCTTCGGCGAAGAGCTCGAATACTTTCGTGCGGGGGTGATAGCGCCAGATGGCCTGCACGAATTTGACGCCGCGAATCCGGGCGGTGACGGTGCTCCCCTGGCAGCCGTAGAGCCAGCCGTCCGGTCCCCAGGTCAGTGAATTCGCGACGGCGCTCGCGTCATCCATACCGAAGCCTTTGAGCAGCACTTCGGGATTTCCATCAGGCTTGTCATCGCGGTTGCGGTCCGGGTAGAAGAGCAGGTAGGGCGCCTGCAATACGTAGACGCCGCCATTCCCGAGAGCAAACCCGGAGGCGAGATTCAGACCGTCTACAAAGTCGTGTGCCTGGTCGAAGCGTCCGTCGTGATCGGTGTCTTCCAGGATCGTCAGTCGGTCGGCGCCCCGAGGGCCATGTGGCGGAGGCTCGGGAACCCGGTCGTATTGAGAGCGGGTGTGTTGATCGACCTTGACCCGTTTCAGACCTGCGGGGTTGGGGTACTGCAGATACTGAATGACCCAGAGACGGCCCCGGTCGTCAAAGTCAATGGAGACCGGTTGTCTGACCAGTGGTTCAGAGGCGACCAGTTCCACTTCATATCCTGCCGCGACTGTCATCTGTTTCACCGCTTCTGAGGGCGCAAAGCCCTGGGCGAAGAGGCCGGCGGTGCTCAAACTGGCCAGCAAAACAGCGAACAAGCGGGGGCAAAGTCGGGTCGCGCAACGGGATCTCTCTGGAAGCAGCTGATGCATCTCTGAGTCTCCAGAAATGATAAGGACTGGTCACAAGATCGCTTTGTGGTGTTACTTATCCTGCACAATGCAGCACGGCATTACAAGAGCGGAGCTCAAACGAAGAACAGAAGATCATGGATGTGCCTGCTGCGGAGGCTGTTTTTTGCGTGGAAATTCTGATTTCGGGGGTCGGCAATTCACTAGCTGGGACTAAAGTAGAACATCTACAATTGTTCCGGGGAGAAAAACCGTGTTGAAGATTCTGTTTCTGCTGCAACTGGTATCGACGTTTTACATGGTGGGCCTGATCTGGTTCGTGCAGGTGGCCCATTACCCTGTGTTTGCGCTCGTGGGGCAGAATGAATTCATCACTTTCCAGACAGCGCATCAGCTGCGGACCACGCTGGTGGTGGGACCGATGATGCTGATTGAAGCCTTCAGCACGATTGCCCTGGTTTACTGGGCACCCGCCGGTTTCACTCCGCTGGAGGCCTGGAGCGGAGTCGGGCTACTTTTCGTGGTCTGGTTCTCGACCGCCCTGCTGCAGGTCCCCCGGCATCATAAGCTCATTCAGGGTTACGACAGTCACCAGATCCGACTGCTGGTTGCGACGAACTGGGTACGCACGCTGGCCTGGACGGGACGCGGCATCTTGCTGGCCGGCTATCTGCTACGGGTGCTTCCGGGACAGATGGCCGGGTAGGTTCTTCAATCCGGCAGCATGGGTGAGAATGAACTCACCGTAGCAGAGCCCCCAGAGACAGTGAGCAGCGCCGACTCGGGGACCTCTTCCCAGTGACTGGTCAATTCGTCCAAAGGTTCGGAAACGACGATCGTGGCGTCGTCGGGCAGAGGCGCATAAGTTCCGTCGATCTCGTGCAGGGCATGTAGATGCGAACTGTGATAGAGCGTCCGCGACTGATGATTGCTGGAATAGCGGATCGCCCAGAGCTGTTCGCCATTCGTCGCGCAGGCACTGACGAACAGTGGAACTTCGATCCCCGCGGCTTTGCGGACCTGTTCCACATGACCGATCGCACGGGCCAGGGCGGCGGGGGGATCGTCTTTCAGGCCGAACGTCAGCGCGAGAAAGAACAGCGTTTCGGAATCGGTGGAACCTTCAATGAACGGGAACAGTTCAGGGTCGACATCGAACAGCAGTTGTCGCTTGAGCGAGCGGAACGCGGGGATTGAACCGTTGTGCTGAAAGAGCCAGTTATCGAAACTGAAGGGATGCGAGTTCGTATTCTGGACTGCGGTGCCGGTCGAGGCACGGACGTGTGCCATAAAGAGCCGCGAGCGGATGTGATCGGCCAGGTGGCGGAAGTTGGCGTCGTTCCAGGCGGGATGCGTATCGCGGTAGAGACCCGGTGTGGGATCGTCACCATACCAGCCGACCCCGAAGCCGTCGCCGTTGAGGGCTTCGACGTTTTGTGTCGCGTGCCGACTCTGGTCGATGAGTGAATGATTGGGGCGGGTGAGCAGGACACTCAGTTGCAGAGGCGATCCGGTGTAAGCCAGCCAGCGACACATGGGCGACGACTCCTATTCAGAGATCAGGAACGGTTAATGTGCTTTTTCTGATGCTTCTGTTGAAATTCTTCGTCGTTACGACAGCGGTACCAGCAGAAGAAAACTTCCAGGATCGCAATTGTAGCAAAAAAGCCGAGCAGCCAATAGAAGCGGGCCCCATCTTTACTCCAGAGATGGATCACCAGCAGTATGACCGTCGAGAGCATCAGTCCGATTCCGAGCAGAATCAGCCAGAGATTACTGTGGGTGGTGTCACGCAATTTGAAGTTGGCTGCTGAGACCGCGATGGAAACCAGCAGGAAGGTCAGACTGGAAAAGAGCGTGATGGTTTCCAGACTGCCCAGCAGCGTAAATCCGCCGGCGAGCAGCGACATGAAGACAATGGCGACCCAGGGGATGCGGGCGTGGGTGCGTTGGGCAAAGATCTCGGGCATGCGTCGTTCCTGTGCCATATCCGCCATCATACGTGAGGCTCCAAAGATCGTGGCATTCACTGCAGAAGAGGTCGCCAGCAGTGCGGCCAGATCAACCAGTACCGTGCCTGCGTGACCCAGTGCCGGGCGGGCGGCGACCGACATCGTGTATTCTTTCGCGGCTTCGATCTGGTCGGGTGTCAAATTTCCGACGGCGACAATCGCAACGCCAAAGTAAATGAATGAGGTGATTAGAATCGAACCGTAGATGCCACGGGGAATATTGGTGTCGGGTTTCTGGGATTCCAGAACCGCGTTGGTGATCAGCTGAAAGCCCTCAAAGGCAACAAAGATCATCGCACCGGCAATAAAGACTGAGGAGACTCCCTGTTCGAAGACTGGGAAAAGGTGATCCTGCTGAATGGAGAATGTGCCTGCGAGGGCGAACAGGCCCAGCAGCAGAACCTTGGTGAATACAATGATGACTTCCGTTTTTCCGCTGGACTGTACTCCCTTGATGTTGATCAGCAGGAAGAACAGCAGCACCCCAATCGAGAGCAGCATCCGTATGATCGTGGAGCCGGCGAAGCCGACCAGGTGGGAACCGTAGATGCCAAACGTGTAAGCATATAACGCGAGCGTCCCGATGTAACCCACAATCACCGTCCAGCCTGCGATGCCTGCGACATTGGGGTACGCGGAAAAGGCGCGGTCCAGATAGGTGAAGCTGGCACCATCACTTTGAAAACCGAGTGCCAGTTTGACGTATGAGTAGCCCGCGGCCAGGGCGACAAAGCTTCCGATCAGAAAGGCCAACGGAGCGGCGTGACCGGATATTTTGACCGCCATTCCCAGCACGGAGAAAATGCCTCCGCCAATCATGCCGCCGACCCCCATGGCCAGCAGCTCTGCCAGGTTCAGTTTTTGTTCGTCGACGTCAGTGGACTCTGTCTGCTGATTAATCGTGTTGCCTCCGGAATATCAGTGCGAATCGGCGACAGATGTCAAACACTCTGACGGAATCGATTCAGTGAATCAGGCGGGCAGCAGATCGGGTGAACTTCGAGGTTACCTGGCATTGAAAGCACGCGGCGTTGAAGTCGGCTTACTCAACTGAAATCTTAGTGAACCCTCAGCTGAAAACAAGTCGGTCGATGAAAAGCGAAGTCGTCCGGTGGAAAACTGCGGCGACTGTGGCTCCAGATGGATCGTTGAGGAAAGGATTACTGAAACACGCTGGTCAGTGGGGGATCAAGATGTTAATCTTTAAACAGGATCTGATTTAAGATCCTCGACTCCCCCATTCTGAGATTCAATCTATTCTAATCGGTGCAGGACATCGGGACGCACTGTCGACGATGGTCTTAGCTCACGTCTGGCAGACGCCTTTTCTGCGCCGGTTGTTTTTCGAACCAGAAAGGAAGTCCGATGTCTCGCAATGTTTCAGAACAGTTGCTGGAGATTCTCATTGAAGCCGGTGTGACCCAGGTGTTTGGTGTGATTGGTGATGCCTTGAATGCGTTTGCCCAGGCGATTCACAAGCACGATGAAGTTGAATGGATCGGTGTCCGGCACGAGGGGAATGCCAGCTATGCCGCGTTTGCCCAGGCCGAGTTGAGTGGAAACCTGGCAGTCTGCGCGGGGACCGTGGGCCCCGGGGCCCTGCACTTGATCAATGGCCTGTATAATGCGAAGCGGGAACGCAGTCCCGTGCTGGCGGTGACGGGGCAGGTGCCTGTTTCACAGATCGGCACCGGGTTTCACCAGGAAGTCGATCTGACGAAAATTTACGATGATGTCTGTGATTTTCAGGCCGTGATCCGTTCTCCCGAGGAAGCACCCCGCTTGATTCAGCGGGCGATCCGGGAAGCGCTCAGTAATGGTTCGGTGAGCCGCATCGAGTTGCCGGCCGATATCGCCGAGATGGCATGTGAGGGGGATGACTATCTCCAGCCGCTGTTCCGTTCCCGGGCATCGCTTGTTCCCGATGACGCACAGGTGCAGCAACTGGCGGAACTGATTCGCACGCACCAGGGGAAGCGGATCTCTATCCTGGCGGGGGCGGGTTGCCGATTGGCGCGGGACGAAGTGATTGCACTGGCTGACAAGTTGCAGGCACCGATTACCCATTCGTTACGCGCCTGTGATATCTTTGATCATGACTGCCCGCACGTGGCGGGACTG
This window harbors:
- a CDS encoding PVC-type heme-binding CxxCH protein codes for the protein MHQLLPERSRCATRLCPRLFAVLLASLSTAGLFAQGFAPSEAVKQMTVAAGYEVELVASEPLVRQPVSIDFDDRGRLWVIQYLQYPNPAGLKRVKVDQHTRSQYDRVPEPPPHGPRGADRLTILEDTDHDGRFDQAHDFVDGLNLASGFALGNGGVYVLQAPYLLFYPDRNRDDKPDGNPEVLLKGFGMDDASAVANSLTWGPDGWLYGCQGSTVTARIRGVKFVQAIWRYHPRTKVFELFAEGGGNMWGLDFDRQGNLLASTNLGGFVLLHIVQEGYYWKQFSKHGPLRNPYTFGYFDHAPHKNFKGGHVTVGGTIYQGILFPEALHGKYISGNLLGHEIQYHSLIPDGTTFRTEHGATFVQANDSWFAPTDLTVGPAGAVYFTDWHDKRTAHPNPDADWDRSNGRIYRLKPQGSKLEPTLQVHELSSERLIELLQQPNEWYVRAARRELITRKDPQVPDKLKSLLTEKRSDHQALQLLWTLASLDALDETTAVHMLQHKDTSVRSWTIRLLGDRRTVSPEIAQHLIQFARTDASPQVRSQLASTAARLPADPALAIAAHILNRNLDQADPFIPLLLWWAIEKQALSAIDEIEQRFVTSAAWQQPFVSQVIQPRLMKRYAAAATPRTLQVCQRLLATAPESQQADLLQALDAGLALSGQGQLKPDQVPGKLAEQLSTQWQAHPEDLVLMQLNARLGNPAVLQQALEIVVNEDLPLAQRTTMLKFLQQFGNETVIAPLLPLLQPDQPASLRQQAMLVLSRYADDRISQALLKSYPDYDVSSRTQARRVLFTRQPWALAFLRQVDEGKLPAGDLDLQELTTLNSLGNKTITELTAKHWGQINQRDSQHKITEIRRVRFLLKHPGNAQRGSQLFQKQCGTCHQLHGTGNKLGPDLTTANRGDLNYLLESIIDPNQFVRKEYVASIVITRDGRVITGIIKSDEPAQIRIANNKNELTTIRRDDIEEIHDSPVSLMPEKILKQLSEQELQDLFAYLQGPPPKKL
- a CDS encoding APC family permease, with protein sequence MNQQTESTDVDEQKLNLAELLAMGVGGMIGGGIFSVLGMAVKISGHAAPLAFLIGSFVALAAGYSYVKLALGFQSDGASFTYLDRAFSAYPNVAGIAGWTVIVGYIGTLALYAYTFGIYGSHLVGFAGSTIIRMLLSIGVLLFFLLINIKGVQSSGKTEVIIVFTKVLLLGLFALAGTFSIQQDHLFPVFEQGVSSVFIAGAMIFVAFEGFQLITNAVLESQKPDTNIPRGIYGSILITSFIYFGVAIVAVGNLTPDQIEAAKEYTMSVAARPALGHAGTVLVDLAALLATSSAVNATIFGASRMMADMAQERRMPEIFAQRTHARIPWVAIVFMSLLAGGFTLLGSLETITLFSSLTFLLVSIAVSAANFKLRDTTHSNLWLILLGIGLMLSTVILLVIHLWSKDGARFYWLLGFFATIAILEVFFCWYRCRNDEEFQQKHQKKHINRS
- a CDS encoding class II glutamine amidotransferase, which codes for MCRWLAYTGSPLQLSVLLTRPNHSLIDQSRHATQNVEALNGDGFGVGWYGDDPTPGLYRDTHPAWNDANFRHLADHIRSRLFMAHVRASTGTAVQNTNSHPFSFDNWLFQHNGSIPAFRSLKRQLLFDVDPELFPFIEGSTDSETLFFLALTFGLKDDPPAALARAIGHVEQVRKAAGIEVPLFVSACATNGEQLWAIRYSSNHQSRTLYHSSHLHALHEIDGTYAPLPDDATIVVSEPLDELTSHWEEVPESALLTVSGGSATVSSFSPMLPD